DNA sequence from the Leptospiraceae bacterium genome:
TGGTCAGCCGTTTCTCTTTTACCTTTGAGCTCCAGCGCTCAATCTCTTTTTTATGCATTAAGAGTTTTTTGGTTCTTGTTTCTTGATGTCCAAAATGCTTTGCATTTTCGTAAGGAGCGATTTTTAAATTTACAACAAACATCTCTCCGTCTTTGGGAATTACAAAAGAATCATCCAAGTTTACTCTTCCAGCCCGAATGCTTTTTACTTCTGATCCTAAAAGTTGAATCCCCGCCTCTAAGGTTTCTAAAATTTCATATTCTTTTTTTGCTTTTTTATTATGGAAAGATCGTTCTCTAAACTCTTTTTTTTCTTTTGCCATCACTGACAGTTTTTTGCTTTCTATGAATAAGTAAATACCTAATAAATTCGTATATACTTTTCTATCACATATTTAGCAAAAGGATATGCTGCTGTAAAAGCAGGTGAAACTGCATTCAAAACATGAATGGAATTTTCTTCTTGTTCTACGACAAAATCATTCACAAGTTGTAAAGTCTTTTTATTCAAAAGTTGGGCACGAATCCCTGCTTTGCCCCATCGAAATTTTCGTTCTGGAATTTCTGAGACCAACATCATGGCTTTTTTCAGTAAATACGATCTATTGTATTTTTTTATTTCTTCTGCTGCAAAACTACGAAACTCAAAGGAACTTCTCAAAAAAAGAGATGAACCATGATAAAGTATCTTTAATAATTCCCCAAAACGAAAATTCTCAAAACCCGAATACTGTTCTCGCCAAAAAGCTGGTATAGCCGTAGGTCCGATTTTGATTTTATCATCAATAGTAATAGTGAAATGAACCCCCAAAAAAGGGAAGTTCAAATCTGGAACAGGATAAATATTCGTTCGAAAAAAGTTTTGATTCTCTGCCTCAAGATAGAGTCCTTTAAAGGGTAAAATCGTATAATCTTTTCCCACTCCAAAACCTTTAGCTATCCTATCCGCATACAAGCCTGCAGCATTGATGATGAACCTACTTTTAATTTGATAGTTTTTCGTGATCACTTGATCTTTTCTTCTAGTGATGTAGGGTTCTGAGAAAAGAAATAACACTGAAGTTTTTGATAATTCTTCTTTCAAATGAAAACTGATTTTTTTTGGGTCCACATTCCCTGTTAAAGGTGAATATAATGCCCTTTGAAAGGTTTTTGCCTTGGGTTCAATTTCTTTGAGTTCTTTTTCGTCGATCAGTTTTAGCGGAACTTGATTCTTATTTCCTCTCTGATAGAGCTCCCAGAGGGTTTTTAATTCATCTTCGTTTTTTGTAACAACGACTTTTTGGGTGTTTTTATAGGGTAAGTGATTTTTGAGGCAATAGTCCTTCCAGTAGAGATTTCCATCTTTTGTCAATTTTGCTTTGAGGGAATCAGGTGAATAGTAAAACCCGGCATGAAGCACCCCACTGTTTCTGCTACTTGCATGGAGTGCTACATCATTTTCTTTATCAATAATAATGATCTTTGCATCCGTAAAAACTTCTTTGAGTCTTTTAGCAAAGACAAGTCCAATAATCCCAGCACCAATGACCAAAAAGTCAGTCTCAACCTTTTGCATTAAAAATTTTATAAAAAAAGGGAACTTATGGATTCTTCATTGTGGATTCTTCGAATAGACTCTCCTAATAATACTGCAATCGATAAAACCACAATTTTGGGTATTCTTTTCTCTGGTGGTAAATAAATTGTATTTGTAAATACAACTTCATCCAGTTCTGAATTTTGTAATTTTTCTATAGCATTCCCAGAGAGCACGGCATGAGTGGCACAAGCAATTACTTTTTTTGCCCCTTTTTCTTTTAGAGCTCTCGCTGCTTTTGTAATAGTTCCGGCTGTGTCAATTATATCATCATAAATAATACATTCTCTACCCTCTACATCGCCAATCACATTCATGATCTCTGCATCATTAGGCTGAGGTCTTCTTTTATCTATGATAGCTAAATTTGCTTCTATGTGCCTTGCAACATATCGTGCTCGCTCTACACCCCCCGTATCAGGAGAAATCACGACAGGAGCTTCAAATTGTTTATTTTTGATGTAATTAATGAACACAGGAGCTGCATAAATATTATCAACAGGGATGTGAAAAAAACCTTGAATCTGATCTGCATGTAAATCTACAGTTAAAACTCGATCGGGACCAGTTACTTGCAAAATATCGGCTATTACTCTTGCTGAGATGGGGACTCTTGGCTCAGATTTTCTATCTTGCCTACCATATCCATAATACGGAATAACTACAGTAATTCGTTTCGCAGAAGCTCTTCGAACGGCATCGACAGTCAATAAAAGTTCCATTATGTGATCATTTGCTGGCGCTGATGTAGGTTGGATGATAAAAACATCTTTACCTCGTATGTTTTCGTTGATTTTTACTGATATTTCCCCATCTGAAAATTTTTTTATACTCACATCAGCTAATTTTAGATTCAAATACTTAGCGACTTCTTCTGCTAAGGGTCGATTTGCATTGCCTGATATTAACAAAAGTTCAAAACTCATAATTTAAAAAAAGATAAATTTTTTTTTGTTCTATTTGAGCAAGTAATAAATACGATTTAACTCATTTAATTCATCAATGGTGTTTGCTCCAAATGCTTCGCGTGAGTCCTGCAATGTATAAACAGAGAAAAATTGATTTTGCTTTCGATAAACTTTAATCACATCAGGAAGATAATATTCTTTCTGGACATTATGATTGTTGATTTGTTTGATTACATGAAAAACCCCAGGAAGACGAAATACATAACATCCTGTATTGATTTCTTTGATTTTTTTTGTTTCTTCATCAGCATCTTTTTCTTCGATTATGGCTTCTAATAAGCCTTCTTTGTTTCGAACGAACCTTCCATAACCTGTGGGATTTTCTAAAACAGCACCAAGAACAGAACCAGGGGTTTGATGAACCTCACAAAGCTCAAACAATTTTAAAAACGATTTTGTTTTGATCAAGGGCATGTCTCCAGCTGTCACTAAAACCAACCCCCTCTTTTGAGACAAATATGGCTCAGTCATCAAGAAGGCATGTGCTGTTCCTAATTGTTCTTTTTGTTCAACAAATTCAATTTTGGATGATTTTTCTGGATAGTTTTGATGAACAAATTCCTGAGTTTTTTCCTCTACTAATTCTTTTTTATATCCTACTACAATCAAAATTTTCTCTAAGTCTATATGAAACAAATTTTCCAAAACATGATGAATCATGGGTTTTTCTGCCACTTCCATTAGTACTTTAGGAAGATCGGATTTCATTCGTGTGCCCTTCCCAGCGGCAAGAACAACAGCATATTTCTCTGATACCATGACGAAAACACCCTTGCGTTTCTAATGGCTGGGCAGGGAGGATTCGAACCTCCGAATGTCAGAACCAAAATCTGATGCCTTACCGCTTGGCGACTGCCCAGTGAGTATCCGAAAAGGAGAAAAACTTCTGCTTGAATCCATTTTATTTAGAAATCTTAGGGACTCAATCATTTTTTTCTTGTCGTTATACAAAGAAAAAAGAGCTGAACCACTACCTGTCATTCTTGTCAACAGGGGTTGAGTTTTCATCAGATTTTCTTTGCATTCCCAAAGTTCAGGATAGAGATTCAAAACTGGTTCTTCAAAATCATTTCTTGTGAAATTAAAAAAATTTTCTATATTCTCGTTAAGAAAATTTGATAATTGTTTTTTTTGATTCGTATAATCAAATCCCTTCTTATCTAAAGGGCGTTTCAACATTTCATATGCTAATTTTGTAGAAACAGAAATCTCATTCAAACACAAAATGCCATATAAACCAGAGAATATCGCCGAATTTTTCAAAGGTTCTATGATTTCTCCACGACCCATTACCCAACTTGGCTTATTGTATAGAAAAAAGGGAATATCAGAACCAAGAGAAATGGCAACATCATAAGCTTCGTTAAAATTCAAAATCCCTACTTTTACCAAAAATCTTAATAAAGCACCTACATTTCCCGAACCACCACCCAAACCTGAGCCCGGAGGAATTTTTTTGTATAACCTTATCGAAAGCTTAGGGATTTTGAATCCTTTCGTTAAAAGTATTTCAAAAAGTTTATAGATCAAATTTTTTTTGAAATTTCCTTTCTCCGAAACTTCTTCGAATTCAAGTCTTGGTTTTTTTAACGAAATGAGGTTTATGCTTTGAAATTCTATCTTATCAGGCTCTGTAAGAAAGTTATCTGTATTTAGAATAATTCGTAAACGATCTCCAAAAGAAACAGGAAGAAAAAGGCTTAAAATGTTGTGAAATCCATCCTCCCTTTTATTCAAAACATGTAGAAATAAATTGATTTTGGCATTCGAAATCTCATCATAAACTTTCATTTAGAGATTTTCTTCTCAACAAACTTGACGTGTTTTCTTACAATAGGGTCGTATTTTCGAACTTCTAATTTCGAAGTTTGCTTTTTCTTGTTTTTTGTTGTGGTATAAAAATAGCCTGTTTTTGCTGTTGATTCTAATTTGATTATTTCTCTCATGTGGTTATATTTTTTATGATCAATAAAACGTCAACTTTTATAAAGAAAGCTAAGACGCACTCTGATAAGAGTGCTCTTAGTACTCCATTGACTCAATTAGGTATTCAAGAACTTTTTGATTATATTCATTTGAATCTCTTTTAGCGAAACCATCCACCATTCGGTAAAGAATATTGAAATGATCAAGAAGAATCAAATGAAAATCCCTTTTAAATTCAACCCTATGAGGATAATTTGGTGTATTATGCATACTACCTAGTATAATTACATTCGTTGGTTTTTGATTATATCGATGTAAAATAACAACATCATCAAGCCCATCTGTTTCTGGACTTGGATCAATCACTAATTCAACATCTTTTATTCCTTCTCTGATGTTATCTCTAACAATACGAGATACTACCATGGTCATTCGAAAATCCTGAGGAATATCAATTACACCTTGGTTTACTCTTTCATAAAATAAAGTTAGTGACTTTCTTCTTGAACCAATTACTTCTCTGGTTGGTGAATTTTCATCATAGATAAAATCAAACTGAGTGAGCTCAATCCCATCTCTTTGTTTAAACTGTAATTGTGGAACTTGAACACCTTGACTCACAACATAGTCAATTCGTTCTTTTATTTTTGCTAGGGTTTCTTCTGTAGTACCAAAACCAACTAACAAGAATTCAGGAGTTTCTTTTACATAGCGTATATAGGTATTTCTTGGAGTATAAATGATATTTTTAAGAGTATGACGAAAATCTAAAGGATCTTCTCTATGTTTGAAAAACTTCGCTCTATCATCTTTGGCAAGATTTATTAACGGCCCAAATATAGATAAGCGTTTGTATGCATCCGCTATATTTCTATCCAATATTTTTTCTGTTTGTTGTAGGTCCGGGTATTCTTTTCTTTCTTCTTCTCTATCAATCAGTTTTTGCTGCCCAAAAACGTAGGTTGTCATCACAAAAAAAATGAGTATATACTTCCAAATCTTTACTTTCATAACCACTCCTCTTTTTAATTATAGGTATTTTCGCTTTACGAATTTAATGAATTTAAGAATTTTTATTTTTTTTCTCCTGAATTTTGTTCGGTATTAGATTTTTCTACGGGAATATTTGGGGGTGTTTCTTCTGGAATAGTGATTTTTCTTCGTGGTTCAGCAAATAAAATTGCCAACAAAATCGCAAAAACAAAAAAAAGAGCTATCCCCCACCAAGTGATTTTCTCTACAATATCCATAGTAGAAGCACCAAATGGAGTATTTGATGCACCCCCCATAATACCTAAACTCCCCCCTTTACCAGATTGAATTAAAATAAAAAACATCAAAACAAAACTCAGTATAATAAAAATAACTATCAACGCCATTTTGAGAAATTCCATGACATTATACCCAAGCAAAAAAATCAATTATCAAGAAAAATTTCATTTAGTCCTTGTAAATCATTTCTTTTTATAATTCCATCGTATTTAATTTTTCCATGATTTTTACTAAGCTGGCAAAATCTTCTTCTCCATAACCTTCATTCATACCTGCATTGTAGATTGACTTTAGTCCCATCGATAAGGGAAGAGCTACTTGATGCTTGATTGCTTGTTGTATAGCATGGTTGACATCTTTGTTCATGTTCTTCAAAGAAAAATGAGGTTCAAAATTCTTTTGTTTTGCTAACGACATTTTGGCTTCCAAAATAGGAGAATTTACAGCTGAATTTTGGAGAATTTCATAAAAAACTTCAAAATCAACTCCCTGCTTTTTAGCTAAGAAAAATCCTTCTATAAGGATTTGATACACGCCCGCTTGAACCAAATTCAAAGCAATCTTGGCTCTTTGTCCGTAGGAAACTGGTCCACAAAAAATTGTCTTTCTACCACAGGTTTCAAAAAGATCTTTGCCAGCTTCATAATCCTCTTTTGTTCCCCCCATCATATATAAAATCTGACCTGCTAAGGCGGCGTTTTTACTTCCCGTCATGGGTGCATCAAAAAAGCGGACCCCTATTGATTTTGCCTCTTCAAACATCCGAAGGGTTAACTCAGGAGAAGTGGTCCCAGTATCGACAATAACTTTCTGTGGTGTTCCCAAAAAATCAGGATGAAAAAAAATCTTTTCAACAACGGAATCCTCAGTTAAGCAAAGTACAGTCAAATCACTATCTTTCACAGCTTCTTTCAAAGAATCCGTAATGATTGTATGTTGGTTTTGTAAGTCCTGAATTTTTTTTGGATTCCTTGCATAAAGTTTTAGACGGTATCCTTTTTTTTGAAGGTTGATGGCCATCCCCCTACCCATGATTCCTACACCAATGATACTTATGGTTTTCATCTTTTACCTCTTTTGACGTTTAGTGCTTTAAAAAGAAAGTAAGGTTTTCCCTTACTTTCCCGAGTCAAGCTTTACATTTATGAAGAATAGAGAATGCTACTAACGCCATTTTGGTTTTTAACTATGATTTGGTTTTGGAAACGCTTTTTCATGTATTCAACATGGGTAATGATACCAATTTGTCTTTTTCTATTTTTAATCATCTTCAAGAAATACTCCTCAAGAGTTGAGATCACTGAATCTAATGTTCCCTCATCAAGGCTTCCAAAACCTTCATCAACAAAGAGAAAATCAAACTCAAGACCTGCGGTTCTTTGTCGAAACATATCGTTTAACCCCAATGCCAACGCCAAACTCACGTAAAACGTTTCTCCTCCAGATAGTTCGTTAATGTTTCGCTCAACCCCATTATAAGAATCAAAGACCTTAATCCCTAAGCCTAATTTCTTTTGACGTGCTTCAATTTTTTCATCCGTATAAAACAACTCATATCGATTCGTAATAGATTTTAAACGTTCATTGGCATTCCTCAAAACTAAATCAAAGTAAACGTTTAAAATATACTTATCAAAAGAAATTCTTTTCAGATTCTTTCCTTCTCCCTTGAGGATCTGGGTTAACTGATTGACAATATCATATTCATTTTTTTGTTGTTTATATTTTTCAATTGAATTAACAAATTCATCACGATCTTTCTTTAAACTCTCGATCTTACTTAATAATTTTCCTATTTCTTGATTGATACTCGTTAATTCTTCTTCTATTGAAGAAGTAGAGTTTTTTATGTCTTCTATTTCCTTTTCAATCTTAGCTTTTTCACTATTTTTTTGTTCAATTGTTTGTTGAATTTCATTGTCATTGAATTCAGGAAGTTTATCTAGAATTTGATTGTATAATTGATTTTTTTGTGGTTCTATATCGGTTTTTTGTTCATCGAATTCTTTTACTTCCTTTTCTATATTATCTAACTCTTCACTTTCGATATAAAAATTTTCAATATCACTTTTCTTTAATCCCCTTTGTTTAAGATGATTTTCAAGTTTTTCTTCAAGTTCTTCTAAATTTTTTTCATATTCTTTAATATTATCTTTCAACTTTGATTTTTCCCCTTCTAATTTTCCAATCTCTTCAGATATCCCTATGATTTGTTCTTGAATTTTATCAAATTCTTTAATTTCATTTTCTAATTCTTTTTTTCTTTCGTTTAACTTATTCTTTAGTTCCATTACGTTGTTTTTTTCAATAATATCATGTAAATCCGGATAGTATTGTTTAGCAAATTCTTTTAGTGAATTTCTTACTGAAAGCTCTTCTGAAAATTTATTTATTATTTCTTCTTTATTTATTTTTTCATCAATGGCTTTAATTTGTTTTTCTAACTCATCAATCTTTTCTTTTAATTTATTTCTTTCTTTCAATAATTTTTCAGGCTCAAATGTTTCTGCAGACTTGTACGGTTGAGGATGCTCTAAAGAACCACAAACTGGACAAGGTTCTCCTTCTTTTAAACCACTTGAAAATTTGACTTTAAAAATATCTTCTAATGAATGTTCAATCTTATCTAACTTAATTTTGTATTGGTTTTTTTGTTCTTCCATATTTTCTTTTTTTTGTTTTTGGGAGTTTAAATTTTTGATTTCTTCTTGTAGTTTTTCAAAATTTGGTATTTTATTGAGTATATCATCTATTTTATACTTTTGGTACTCCTTTGATTTTTTTTCCCCTTCCTTTCCTTCTAACTCTTTTTTTTTTATCATCAAGTTCCTTTTGTTTTTTCTGTTTTTCCTTTTCTTTTGCATTGATCTCTTCTTGAGATTTTTTAATATCATTTTCTAACTTTTCAATTTGTTTGAAGATTGGGTATAAATCCGAAACCTTTCTCGCATTTTCGATTTTTTCTTTTTTTTGCTTTATCTCTTCTTGCTTTGATAAGATTTTTTCCTGGTATTCCTTTACTTTTTTATCATATTTATTCAAATCCTTGATGATGTCCTCGATTTTTTTCTTTTCATCTTTTTTCTCATTTTCCTGTTGACTCAAGTTTTTTTTCTTTTCTTCTTTACCTCGTTTTGATTCTTCTAAATTTTTCTTTTGATTTTCTAATTCTTGTATTTTCAGGTCAAATTCCGAAATCACATGATTGTCTTCAATGGATTTCTTGATTAAATTTCTTTCTAAAATTGTCTCTAAATCATTTCTTTTTAATTCAATTTCCTTCTCTAACTGCTTTCTTTTCTCATCAATAAAATTAATAAATTTTTCATAGAAATCTAATTGAAATACTTTAGCAAGGAAATCAGCTCTTTCGTCTGATTTCAACTTCAAGAAGTCGCTAAACCTATTTTGAGGTATTACCACAATTTTTTGAAACTGATCTAAAAATTTTTCAGTAAAATCTTTTATTTCAATTCCTCCGAAAAAGGGCAACTTTTGCATAGGTCCCGATTTAGTACTAAGAATTTCTGTTTCAGTTTCGAATTTGATTTTTTTTAGTAATTCCTCTTTATCCAATTCTTGTAGAGACTTTATTGAACCTTTTAATTTTTTATCTTCTTTTTTAAAATTGTATTTTGTATATCGTTTAATAGTATAGATTTTGCCATTATACTCGAATTCTAACTCAACTTTCGATAAATAATTTTTTTTCGTTTTCTGAGAACTCAAATAACCAAGAGAGTTGAGTACTTGAGCATTTATATGCTCATAATTTTTCAAACCATCTTTATACTCACCAAAAAGGGCAAATTGTATGGCATCTAAAATTGTAGATTTCCCCGCCCCTGTGTTTCCAACAATAAGAAAGATTTGATTCTCAGGTAATCTTGTAAAATCTATTGTAATTTGATCTTTATAGGATTTGAAACCTTCTAAGGTTAACTTTCTCAATTTCATTTTAACCTCCTATTATTAAATCTCCTTTTTTAAATTCATCATAGTATTGCTTAATGATTTTTATGAATTCATCTCTTGGTAATGAAGTGTCATCATCTGATGTTTTCTCGAGGGTTGGCTCTTTTTTTGGTGATGTAGCATCAGTTTCTTCTTTCTGAGTCTGAGTTACATAGTCTAAAAACTTGGAAAATAGTTGTTCAATCGATAGTTCATGAACTTCTTCATAAGTAAGGTTATATTGCCAACTCCTCAAATTTGAAATTAATTCTTCATACGTAATGGATACTATGTTATTAAAATAGTTAGATAATTCGTCCTTCAAACGAGCTCGTTCATGATAAGAAAGGGAAGTATCTTTTATATTGATAAAAACAAAATCGTCTTTGTGTTGATGATATTTTGAATTGTTAATGATATTCGATTTAGTGTCCTCAATATAGACTACGTCCCTCATGGGTTTAAGTGGGATTAATTTTGTTTGAAATGTTTTCCCATCCCATTCATGCAGAAGAATCCCTTTGGTATGAGAAACTTCCCTCTCAGAGTACTTATAAATAGAACCCGAATAGTAAATTGAATCTGAAAACTTTAAATGCTTGTGAAAATGCCCAAGTAAAACCAACTTGAATTTTTTAAAAACCTCAGCCGAGACCAATCCTACATTTCCATAAGTATCATCTTCAGAAGTTTTGTCTTCTGAATAACCCATATAATCTATCGCAGCGTGAGTAATCAAAATTGGAATCCCATGATCTATTTCTAAAGAAGAGAACAGAGTTTCGTAAACTCCCTTATGATCATCGACTCTATGATCAGGAAATTGCTGGTTGAAATCAAAAATACGAATAAATGGAATAACATAAAAATCAAAATCAAAACCATTTTTGTGGATGGGAATTTTTAATGGCTTTGGCTCTTTCGTTGATGGTAGTTTGGATATGATTTTTAGATTTTCTACCATTAGTTGGGAACCAAAATTGAGCTTGTCAGAAGAATCATGATTTCCGTTAATGATGATGAAGGTGGTTCCTGGATGAGATTTCACTGCTTTTACTAAAAATTCATCGAATAAATTTACGGCTTCGTCTGAGGGATTATAATGCTGATAAATATCCCCAGCCAAAACAAAAACATCTGGCTTTAATTCATTAAGCTTTTCTATGATTTGATTGAGTAATTCCCTTTGAACCTCAAAAAGGGATATTTCATGAAATTTCTTTCCAAGATGCCAGTCAGCTGTATGCAAAATTTTCATAAATTCCTCCTAATATATAGCAAGACGAGATAGGTTTTGTTTCAATTCTTTAGGAATTTTTTTCTACCGGATTCAGATTTTTTTACTTTGGAATATTGTTTTAGGAGAAAGAAGTTATTTAACTACCATATCCTATTCGTTTTTTTCTGAGTTCTCGGATTTCTTGTTTTCGGTATTCGGGGAGTTTTTGGATATTTCCTATAGAGTGGGCTATACACAAAATCTTAGCCGTGTGTTCCAAGAGCTCCATTTTGTTGTAGGCTACCCAGATGCTACTTCCAAATGTAATAGCACCATGATGAGAAAGTAAAATAGCCTCCGAATCCAAAAATGGCTCAAGGGCATGAAACATCTCTATCGTTCCCGTTAAAGCATAAGGTGCCGTTGGAACATCACCTAAGATCAAATGAACCTCAGGTAAATCCGTATCCATAAAAGAAATTCCATTCAATGTAGCAGCAATACAATAGGGTGGATGCGCATGCACAATGGCTTTTATGTTTGGTCGTGATTTGTAAATGTTAAGATGCATGGGCAATTCTGTTGAGGGTTTTTTTTGATGGGATTCCAATACATTCCCCTCGAAGTCAACTACCACGAAATCATGAATACTTAGATTTCCTTTGTGAACCGCAGATGCGGTAATTATGATTTTCCCCTCATACTGAATCGAGAGGTTTCCCTC
Encoded proteins:
- a CDS encoding exonuclease SbcCD subunit D, with amino-acid sequence MKILHTADWHLGKKFHEISLFEVQRELLNQIIEKLNELKPDVFVLAGDIYQHYNPSDEAVNLFDEFLVKAVKSHPGTTFIIINGNHDSSDKLNFGSQLMVENLKIISKLPSTKEPKPLKIPIHKNGFDFDFYVIPFIRIFDFNQQFPDHRVDDHKGVYETLFSSLEIDHGIPILITHAAIDYMGYSEDKTSEDDTYGNVGLVSAEVFKKFKLVLLGHFHKHLKFSDSIYYSGSIYKYSEREVSHTKGILLHEWDGKTFQTKLIPLKPMRDVVYIEDTKSNIINNSKYHQHKDDFVFINIKDTSLSYHERARLKDELSNYFNNIVSITYEELISNLRSWQYNLTYEEVHELSIEQLFSKFLDYVTQTQKEETDATSPKKEPTLEKTSDDDTSLPRDEFIKIIKQYYDEFKKGDLIIGG
- a CDS encoding NAD(P)-dependent oxidoreductase, whose product is MKTISIIGVGIMGRGMAINLQKKGYRLKLYARNPKKIQDLQNQHTIITDSLKEAVKDSDLTVLCLTEDSVVEKIFFHPDFLGTPQKVIVDTGTTSPELTLRMFEEAKSIGVRFFDAPMTGSKNAALAGQILYMMGGTKEDYEAGKDLFETCGRKTIFCGPVSYGQRAKIALNLVQAGVYQILIEGFFLAKKQGVDFEVFYEILQNSAVNSPILEAKMSLAKQKNFEPHFSLKNMNKDVNHAIQQAIKHQVALPLSMGLKSIYNAGMNEGYGEEDFASLVKIMEKLNTMEL
- a CDS encoding ribose-phosphate pyrophosphokinase, coding for MSFELLLISGNANRPLAEEVAKYLNLKLADVSIKKFSDGEISVKINENIRGKDVFIIQPTSAPANDHIMELLLTVDAVRRASAKRITVVIPYYGYGRQDRKSEPRVPISARVIADILQVTGPDRVLTVDLHADQIQGFFHIPVDNIYAAPVFINYIKNKQFEAPVVISPDTGGVERARYVARHIEANLAIIDKRRPQPNDAEIMNVIGDVEGRECIIYDDIIDTAGTITKAARALKEKGAKKVIACATHAVLSGNAIEKLQNSELDEVVFTNTIYLPPEKRIPKIVVLSIAVLLGESIRRIHNEESISSLFL
- a CDS encoding NTP transferase domain-containing protein; the protein is MVSEKYAVVLAAGKGTRMKSDLPKVLMEVAEKPMIHHVLENLFHIDLEKILIVVGYKKELVEEKTQEFVHQNYPEKSSKIEFVEQKEQLGTAHAFLMTEPYLSQKRGLVLVTAGDMPLIKTKSFLKLFELCEVHQTPGSVLGAVLENPTGYGRFVRNKEGLLEAIIEEKDADEETKKIKEINTGCYVFRLPGVFHVIKQINNHNVQKEYYLPDVIKVYRKQNQFFSVYTLQDSREAFGANTIDELNELNRIYYLLK
- the smpB gene encoding SsrA-binding protein SmpB, with translation MAKEKKEFRERSFHNKKAKKEYEILETLEAGIQLLGSEVKSIRAGRVNLDDSFVIPKDGEMFVVNLKIAPYENAKHFGHQETRTKKLLMHKKEIERWSSKVKEKRLTIIPLKLYFNSKNIVKLEIALCRGKKLYDKRQEERKKETEKQIQRVLKYKQYDY
- a CDS encoding AAA family ATPase, encoding MKLRKLTLEGFKSYKDQITIDFTRLPENQIFLIVGNTGAGKSTILDAIQFALFGEYKDGLKNYEHINAQVLNSLGYLSSQKTKKNYLSKVELEFEYNGKIYTIKRYTKYNFKKEDKKLKGSIKSLQELDKEELLKKIKFETETEILSTKSGPMQKLPFFGGIEIKDFTEKFLDQFQKIVVIPQNRFSDFLKLKSDERADFLAKVFQLDFYEKFINFIDEKRKQLEKEIELKRNDLETILERNLIKKSIEDNHVISEFDLKIQELENQKKNLEESKRGKEEKKKNLSQQENEKKDEKKKIEDIIKDLNKYDKKVKEYQEKILSKQEEIKQKKEKIENARKVSDLYPIFKQIEKLENDIKKSQEEINAKEKEKQKKQKELDDKKKRVRRKGRGKKIKGVPKV
- the lhgO gene encoding L-2-hydroxyglutarate oxidase, with translation MQKVETDFLVIGAGIIGLVFAKRLKEVFTDAKIIIIDKENDVALHASSRNSGVLHAGFYYSPDSLKAKLTKDGNLYWKDYCLKNHLPYKNTQKVVVTKNEDELKTLWELYQRGNKNQVPLKLIDEKELKEIEPKAKTFQRALYSPLTGNVDPKKISFHLKEELSKTSVLFLFSEPYITRRKDQVITKNYQIKSRFIINAAGLYADRIAKGFGVGKDYTILPFKGLYLEAENQNFFRTNIYPVPDLNFPFLGVHFTITIDDKIKIGPTAIPAFWREQYSGFENFRFGELLKILYHGSSLFLRSSFEFRSFAAEEIKKYNRSYLLKKAMMLVSEIPERKFRWGKAGIRAQLLNKKTLQLVNDFVVEQEENSIHVLNAVSPAFTAAYPFAKYVIEKYIRIY
- the rpmG gene encoding 50S ribosomal protein L33, whose translation is MREIIKLESTAKTGYFYTTTKNKKKQTSKLEVRKYDPIVRKHVKFVEKKISK
- the secG gene encoding preprotein translocase subunit SecG, whose amino-acid sequence is MEFLKMALIVIFIILSFVLMFFILIQSGKGGSLGIMGGASNTPFGASTMDIVEKITWWGIALFFVFAILLAILFAEPRRKITIPEETPPNIPVEKSNTEQNSGEKK
- a CDS encoding class II aldolase/adducin family protein, which encodes MNVELMGLLQDVIEVGKRLYEKGMIVALEGNLSIQYEGKIIITASAVHKGNLSIHDFVVVDFEGNVLESHQKKPSTELPMHLNIYKSRPNIKAIVHAHPPYCIAATLNGISFMDTDLPEVHLILGDVPTAPYALTGTIEMFHALEPFLDSEAILLSHHGAITFGSSIWVAYNKMELLEHTAKILCIAHSIGNIQKLPEYRKQEIRELRKKRIGYGS